From a single Chitinophaga sp. Cy-1792 genomic region:
- a CDS encoding COX15/CtaA family protein: METVHLKNNRPVAIWLYIGVGMLIVQVLLGGITRLTGSGLSITEWAPLLGTLPPMNDAAWQRAFDGYKEIAQYKLVNSHFTLTDFKHIYFWEWFHREWARFMFVVFLVPFIYFIYKRKIDKTMVNPLLILLLLGGLQGLIGWVMVMSGLNNEDIRVNHIRLAIHFISALVLLCYVFWFAMRLSIKEKQILYVPELRKLNVILLVLLTLQLIYGAFMAGIHAALNANTWPDINGAWVPAGMFSSGNFFHDIFHNPIAIQFIHRGLAYLITIIIAIWWVKSAKVPANSQLHAVRYLPLLLVLLQVLLGVLTLLNSQINIPISYAILHQGVGMLLLLSLVWTFYLSRGKAVN; the protein is encoded by the coding sequence ATGGAAACAGTACATTTAAAAAATAATCGCCCTGTAGCCATCTGGTTGTATATAGGTGTGGGCATGCTGATAGTGCAGGTACTCCTGGGAGGTATCACCCGTCTGACAGGTTCGGGATTGTCAATTACTGAATGGGCACCACTTTTAGGTACTTTGCCCCCAATGAATGACGCTGCCTGGCAACGTGCTTTTGATGGATATAAAGAAATTGCACAGTATAAACTGGTGAATAGCCATTTCACTCTGACAGATTTTAAACATATTTATTTCTGGGAATGGTTTCACCGCGAGTGGGCAAGGTTCATGTTCGTTGTATTCCTGGTGCCATTTATATATTTTATTTATAAGCGTAAGATTGATAAAACAATGGTTAACCCTTTGCTGATCCTCCTTTTGCTGGGTGGATTGCAGGGACTGATCGGCTGGGTGATGGTAATGAGCGGACTTAACAACGAAGATATCCGTGTAAACCACATCCGTCTGGCCATTCACTTTATTTCTGCACTGGTACTGCTCTGCTATGTATTCTGGTTTGCCATGCGTTTAAGCATTAAAGAAAAGCAGATATTATATGTGCCGGAATTACGCAAACTGAATGTTATCTTATTGGTTTTGCTGACTTTACAACTGATATATGGTGCGTTTATGGCAGGTATTCATGCTGCCCTGAATGCCAACACATGGCCTGATATCAACGGCGCCTGGGTGCCTGCAGGTATGTTCTCCAGTGGTAATTTCTTCCATGATATCTTCCATAACCCTATTGCTATTCAATTCATTCACCGCGGATTAGCTTATCTGATTACGATTATAATCGCGATATGGTGGGTGAAATCTGCCAAAGTGCCGGCAAACAGCCAGTTACATGCAGTTCGTTATCTGCCGCTGCTCTTGGTATTACTGCAGGTATTACTCGGTGTACTCACCCTGCTCAATAGCCAGATCAATATCCCGATTTCCTATGCAATCCTGCACCAGGGCGTAGGAATGCTACTGCTTTTATCGCTCGTATGGACCTTCTATCTGAGCCGCGGTAAAGCAGTCAACTAG
- a CDS encoding glycoside hydrolase family 3 N-terminal domain-containing protein: MRHLLVAGLTGLMLTTSAIPVPLSVVNKKKHKKTTTQTVVQQDPASAWVDSVFNALSPDERIAQLIMIRAHSNLGQDHINAVVKDIRENKVGGIIFFQGGPEREANLTNYYQSISKVPMLVAIDGEWGLGMRLDSVISLPRNMMLGATQDTALAYAYGRILAEQCKRIGIHIDFAPDMDINNNPNNPVINDRSFGENKYQVARLGVATIKGMQDNGVMANAKHFPGHGDTNVDSHLDLPTINKTRQQLDSLELYPFREAIAANVGSIMVGHLYIPAIDNKPNTPTSISYKAVTQLLQNELGFKGLIITDALEMKGIAKFYTKGQESLQSLLAGNDLMILPSTAQGSIEAIRKGIKKGLISQQEVDRRVKKVLRAKYDLGLNKPQVIDTKNITDDINKSTDSLRRKIAEKALTLLSNKDNLIPFSPAMTQQKLAVIAVGADANNAFIDAVKAAKPGTDAFIFTARQSVEQIAPIVSRIQRDYKGVIISVHNFSRRPANNFGLSLAQRLLIRQLQQELPSATVVFGNPYAIQYFCEAPHILAAYEDDSTTQKVAADILFGKLAPQGKLPVTVCPTYPEGSGVTYTLNQYTQLPQSTPAAEGLNAQTLLKIDGLASEMIGRGAAPGCEVLALKNGKVVFNKTYGHYEYNRREPVMPKSIYDMASVTKICATTISVMKLYDEGKLNLDATLGTYLPFVQGSDKANLKIRDILLHQAGLVPYIPFYKEVIDANGVPDSTLFHTVAGPGFTTRVANDLYLRDNYRDSLWQKILDSKLTPHPSYVYSDLDFIFLGRIVEQLSGKPLNEYVQETFYTPLGLETAGFLPRNRFPLAQIAPTENEFIFRRQLLRGDVHDPTAAMFGGVAGHAGLFSDASDLGIIMQMLLNGGTYNNKEYIKPSTVAMFTAYNSKISRRGLGFDKTEKDNATRQQGYPSKFASGATFGHTGFTGTCVWADPDSKLVFVFLSNRVYPNGGANTKLSTLDIRGKMMDVFYEAAVK, from the coding sequence ATGAGACATTTATTGGTTGCTGGACTTACAGGCTTGATGTTGACCACGAGCGCGATACCTGTTCCGCTCTCGGTAGTCAACAAGAAGAAACATAAAAAGACGACTACTCAAACCGTTGTACAACAGGACCCTGCCTCCGCATGGGTAGACAGCGTATTTAATGCACTATCCCCCGACGAAAGGATAGCACAACTTATCATGATCAGGGCACACTCCAATCTGGGACAAGACCATATCAACGCCGTCGTCAAAGATATCCGGGAAAATAAAGTGGGTGGCATCATCTTCTTCCAGGGAGGCCCGGAAAGAGAAGCCAACCTGACCAACTATTACCAGTCTATCTCCAAAGTGCCCATGCTCGTTGCCATAGATGGTGAATGGGGCCTCGGCATGCGCCTCGACAGCGTAATATCCCTGCCACGCAATATGATGCTCGGCGCCACACAAGATACCGCACTGGCCTACGCTTACGGCCGCATCCTCGCTGAACAATGTAAACGAATTGGTATCCACATCGATTTCGCACCTGATATGGATATAAATAATAACCCGAATAACCCCGTTATCAACGACCGGTCGTTCGGTGAAAATAAATACCAGGTGGCCCGATTGGGAGTAGCCACTATTAAAGGAATGCAGGATAACGGCGTTATGGCCAACGCCAAACACTTCCCCGGACACGGCGATACCAATGTCGATTCGCACCTTGATCTCCCAACGATTAATAAAACCCGTCAGCAGCTGGACTCCCTGGAGTTATACCCCTTCAGAGAAGCTATCGCCGCAAACGTGGGCTCTATAATGGTCGGACACCTCTACATCCCGGCCATCGACAACAAACCCAATACCCCAACGTCTATTTCCTATAAAGCTGTTACCCAACTGCTCCAGAACGAATTGGGCTTCAAAGGCCTCATCATCACCGATGCCCTCGAAATGAAAGGCATCGCGAAATTCTACACCAAAGGACAGGAATCTTTACAGTCTTTACTCGCAGGAAATGACCTGATGATACTTCCTTCTACCGCGCAAGGTAGCATTGAAGCCATCAGAAAGGGTATCAAAAAAGGTCTGATCAGTCAGCAGGAAGTAGACCGCAGAGTGAAAAAAGTATTGCGTGCCAAATACGACCTCGGTCTCAACAAACCACAGGTCATCGACACAAAGAATATTACCGATGATATCAACAAAAGCACGGATTCCCTGCGTCGTAAAATTGCAGAGAAAGCCCTGACACTGCTGAGCAATAAAGATAACCTGATTCCATTCAGTCCGGCCATGACCCAGCAGAAGCTGGCTGTCATCGCAGTAGGGGCAGACGCCAACAATGCTTTCATCGATGCAGTGAAAGCAGCTAAACCAGGCACAGATGCATTCATCTTCACTGCCCGCCAGAGCGTAGAACAGATCGCACCGATCGTTTCCCGTATCCAGCGCGATTATAAAGGCGTAATTATCTCTGTACATAATTTCAGCCGCCGTCCGGCAAATAACTTCGGCCTGTCGCTCGCACAGCGACTGCTGATCCGTCAGCTACAGCAGGAATTGCCTTCCGCAACAGTGGTATTCGGAAATCCTTATGCTATCCAGTACTTCTGTGAAGCACCACATATCCTCGCTGCATACGAAGATGATTCTACCACCCAGAAAGTGGCGGCAGATATCCTTTTCGGCAAACTGGCGCCACAGGGGAAACTCCCGGTAACTGTTTGTCCGACGTATCCCGAAGGCTCAGGCGTAACCTATACCCTGAACCAGTACACACAATTGCCGCAATCCACACCTGCCGCAGAAGGCCTGAATGCACAGACACTGCTTAAAATCGACGGTCTTGCCAGCGAGATGATTGGTCGTGGCGCAGCCCCGGGCTGTGAGGTGCTCGCGCTCAAAAATGGTAAGGTAGTATTCAACAAAACTTACGGCCATTACGAGTATAACAGGAGAGAGCCTGTTATGCCGAAATCAATTTACGATATGGCTTCTGTTACAAAGATCTGTGCTACCACGATCTCTGTAATGAAACTCTATGATGAAGGGAAGCTCAACCTGGACGCTACATTGGGCACCTATCTGCCCTTTGTGCAGGGCAGCGATAAGGCCAACCTGAAAATACGCGATATACTGCTCCATCAGGCCGGTCTGGTCCCATATATCCCTTTCTACAAAGAGGTAATTGATGCCAATGGTGTTCCTGATTCGACCCTCTTCCATACTGTCGCAGGGCCAGGATTTACCACCAGAGTGGCAAATGACCTCTATCTGCGCGATAATTACAGGGACAGTCTCTGGCAAAAAATCCTGGACAGCAAGCTAACGCCTCATCCTTCCTACGTATACAGTGACCTGGATTTTATCTTCCTGGGCAGAATAGTAGAACAGCTCTCCGGCAAACCTTTAAATGAATATGTACAGGAAACCTTTTACACACCGTTAGGATTGGAAACCGCCGGCTTCCTGCCCCGCAACAGGTTCCCTTTAGCACAGATCGCACCTACTGAAAATGAGTTCATTTTCAGAAGACAATTACTGAGAGGGGATGTGCACGATCCTACCGCCGCCATGTTTGGTGGAGTGGCAGGCCATGCCGGCCTCTTCTCTGATGCCAGTGACCTCGGCATCATCATGCAGATGCTGCTGAACGGAGGCACATATAACAACAAAGAATACATAAAACCTTCCACTGTGGCGATGTTTACTGCCTATAACAGTAAAATCAGCCGTCGTGGCCTGGGATTCGATAAAACAGAAAAAGATAATGCTACCAGGCAGCAGGGGTACCCGTCGAAATTCGCTTCCGGCGCTACCTTTGGCCATACCGGATTTACCGGCACCTGCGTTTGGGCCGATCCGGACAGCAAACTGGTGTTTGTATTCCTGAGCAACAGGGTATATCCTAACGGTGGCGCCAATACGAAATTATCCACCCTCGATATCAGGGGTAAGATGATGGACGTATTCTATGAAGCCGCAGTGAAATAA
- a CDS encoding adenylate kinase, which produces MVNLILFGPPGSGKGTQSANIIDKYGLIHLSTGDLLRSEIGNKTPLGMEAQKFMDQGLLVPDEVVIGMISSKLDSNPDARGFIFDGFPRTTAQAEALDKLLALKKTAISVVLSLEVPEEELVKRLLNRGLTSNRSDDANEDVVRARIVEYHNKTAPVADHYAKFGKFKKVKGEGTVEEIFGLLSNELDTLVGQPA; this is translated from the coding sequence ATGGTCAATCTCATTTTATTTGGCCCTCCAGGTAGTGGTAAGGGTACACAGAGTGCTAATATTATAGACAAATACGGACTGATTCACCTGTCTACAGGCGATTTGCTTCGCAGTGAGATCGGTAATAAAACACCTCTGGGAATGGAAGCCCAGAAGTTCATGGACCAGGGTTTACTGGTACCGGACGAGGTGGTAATCGGTATGATCAGCTCCAAACTGGATTCCAATCCAGATGCACGCGGTTTTATTTTTGATGGTTTTCCACGTACTACTGCACAGGCAGAGGCACTTGATAAGCTGTTAGCATTAAAGAAAACTGCTATTTCTGTAGTATTATCACTGGAAGTACCTGAAGAAGAGCTGGTTAAGCGTCTGCTGAACCGTGGTCTGACCTCTAACCGCAGCGATGATGCTAATGAAGATGTAGTTAGAGCACGTATTGTTGAATACCACAACAAAACCGCTCCTGTGGCTGATCACTATGCCAAATTCGGCAAATTCAAGAAGGTTAAAGGAGAAGGTACTGTAGAAGAAATCTTCGGTCTTTTGTCCAACGAGCTGGATACGCTGGTGGGACAACCTGCCTAA
- the obgE gene encoding GTPase ObgE — protein sequence MEKANFVDYIRVFCKSGKGGAGSMHFMRTKFNAKAGPDGGDGGRGGHIILRGNRQLWTLLHLRWHKMLIAENGENGSGDNCTGRFGNDIVIEVPLGTVARDEETGEVEAEILEHGQELIWLPGGQGGKGNAYFKSATNQTPEYAQPGMPGIEGWKVVELKVLADVGLVGFPNAGKSTLLSTITAAKPKVADYAFTTLTPQLGMVEYRGDKSFCIADLPGIIEGAHEGKGLGHRFLRHIERNSVLLFLIPADSADHRKEFDVLVNELEQYNPELLDKQFLLAISKSDMLDDELKAAISAELPADVPHVFISSVTNQGLMELKDILWKALEDANDNIDFTDMAEPE from the coding sequence GTGGAAAAAGCGAACTTCGTAGATTATATCCGTGTGTTTTGTAAATCAGGTAAAGGTGGTGCCGGCAGTATGCACTTCATGCGTACTAAATTCAATGCCAAGGCGGGTCCTGATGGTGGCGACGGTGGCCGTGGAGGACATATCATCCTTCGTGGTAACCGGCAGCTCTGGACATTACTGCACTTACGCTGGCACAAAATGCTGATAGCCGAAAATGGTGAAAATGGTAGCGGTGATAACTGCACCGGCCGTTTCGGTAATGATATCGTCATTGAAGTACCGCTCGGAACCGTTGCCCGCGATGAAGAAACCGGCGAAGTAGAAGCAGAAATCCTGGAACATGGCCAGGAACTGATCTGGCTCCCGGGCGGACAAGGCGGTAAGGGCAATGCTTATTTTAAATCCGCTACCAACCAAACTCCTGAATATGCCCAGCCAGGTATGCCAGGCATCGAAGGCTGGAAAGTCGTGGAACTGAAAGTACTGGCCGATGTTGGACTGGTAGGATTCCCTAATGCAGGTAAGTCCACCCTCCTCTCTACCATTACTGCTGCCAAACCTAAAGTGGCCGATTATGCCTTTACTACCCTCACCCCACAACTGGGAATGGTGGAATACCGTGGCGATAAATCTTTCTGTATCGCCGATCTTCCGGGTATTATCGAAGGAGCCCACGAAGGTAAAGGTCTGGGACACCGATTTTTACGACATATTGAAAGAAACTCCGTATTATTATTCCTGATTCCTGCTGATAGCGCCGATCATCGAAAAGAATTCGACGTGCTGGTGAATGAGCTGGAACAATATAATCCAGAACTACTCGACAAACAGTTTCTGTTAGCCATCAGCAAAAGCGATATGTTGGATGACGAGCTCAAAGCCGCCATCTCCGCAGAGCTCCCGGCAGATGTTCCACATGTTTTTATCTCCTCTGTAACCAACCAGGGACTCATGGAATTGAAAGACATCCTATGGAAAGCACTGGAAGATGCCAACGACAACATCGATTTCACTGATATGGCTGAACCGGAATAA
- a CDS encoding DUF2306 domain-containing protein has product MVLLKKIFVWITVAAILYATWLMILLSLPYVSFNRYTNFLMTKQVQWHIVHWRLSFYTHVFVSSIVLITGLFQFSKYLLKTYPAIHRLLGKIYAVVVIGISGPTGLVMAFYANGGIRAQISFVILSVLWIGFTVIAWRKALQRQWESHKDFMVRSYALTLSAITLRFYAYLLGLMHMPLRPAAAYVLISWLSWTINLLIAELYIQLTKNKRRLS; this is encoded by the coding sequence ATGGTACTGCTGAAGAAAATATTTGTGTGGATAACGGTAGCGGCTATACTCTATGCTACCTGGCTGATGATATTGCTGAGTCTGCCCTATGTATCGTTTAACAGGTACACCAATTTCCTGATGACCAAACAGGTGCAATGGCACATCGTTCATTGGCGCCTGAGTTTCTATACACATGTATTCGTAAGCTCGATCGTATTGATTACAGGGTTATTCCAGTTCAGTAAATATTTGCTTAAAACCTATCCTGCTATACACAGGCTACTGGGGAAAATATATGCGGTTGTTGTCATCGGGATCAGTGGCCCCACCGGACTGGTAATGGCATTCTATGCCAATGGTGGCATCAGGGCGCAGATAAGTTTCGTGATATTATCGGTACTATGGATAGGCTTCACCGTTATTGCCTGGAGAAAAGCACTACAACGCCAGTGGGAAAGTCATAAAGATTTTATGGTCAGGAGCTACGCACTTACGCTTTCCGCCATTACACTGCGTTTTTACGCGTACCTGCTTGGCTTAATGCATATGCCGCTGCGGCCTGCAGCGGCATATGTACTGATATCGTGGCTAAGCTGGACAATCAATCTGCTGATAGCAGAATTATATATTCAACTTACTAAAAACAAACGGAGATTATCTTGA
- a CDS encoding N-acetyltransferase, with amino-acid sequence METATATDEEIVVRRANITDIDFALPITAEMEASAKARGTGISKRNPEDIRKKILEGKAVIAFTKSGIWAGFSYIQTWDNNSYVSNSGLIVAPAFRRLKVASAIKQKIFELSRMMYPAAKIFSITTGLAVMKLNTRLGFEPVTYNEITHDPQFWSACKSCVNYPVLAAKGFKNCLCTAMLFTPELA; translated from the coding sequence ATGGAAACAGCAACAGCTACGGATGAAGAGATAGTCGTCAGACGGGCGAATATCACTGATATAGATTTTGCATTACCGATTACAGCCGAAATGGAGGCCTCCGCCAAAGCCAGAGGTACAGGCATTTCGAAGCGTAATCCTGAAGATATCCGTAAAAAAATACTGGAAGGGAAGGCCGTCATTGCATTCACTAAAAGCGGTATCTGGGCTGGATTCTCCTACATCCAGACCTGGGACAACAACAGCTACGTTTCCAATAGCGGTTTGATAGTGGCGCCGGCATTCAGACGCCTGAAAGTGGCGTCCGCTATCAAACAGAAAATATTCGAATTAAGCCGGATGATGTATCCGGCGGCAAAAATATTCAGTATCACTACCGGACTGGCAGTGATGAAACTGAATACCAGATTAGGCTTTGAGCCTGTCACCTATAATGAAATTACCCATGACCCTCAATTCTGGTCGGCTTGCAAAAGCTGCGTAAACTATCCTGTGCTGGCAGCAAAGGGATTTAAAAACTGTCTCTGTACTGCCATGCTGTTCACACCCGAACTGGCATAA
- a CDS encoding YbaB/EbfC family nucleoid-associated protein: protein MFDLLGKLSQIQTKMKEGKERLANVTLAGEAGNGAVKVAVDGNRQVKTIDIAAELLVPEKKEEMEDLLITALNRALKAAENSWEAEMKNAAGPLGNLL from the coding sequence ATGTTCGATTTATTAGGCAAACTGTCGCAGATACAGACGAAAATGAAAGAAGGGAAAGAGCGTCTGGCGAATGTAACGCTGGCGGGTGAAGCTGGGAACGGTGCCGTAAAAGTTGCTGTAGATGGCAATCGTCAGGTGAAAACCATCGATATCGCTGCAGAACTGTTAGTCCCTGAAAAGAAAGAAGAAATGGAAGACCTGCTCATTACCGCACTGAACCGTGCGCTGAAAGCTGCAGAAAACTCCTGGGAAGCTGAAATGAAAAACGCTGCCGGCCCACTCGGTAATCTGTTATAA
- a CDS encoding NAD(P)/FAD-dependent oxidoreductase, producing the protein METKVCIIGAGPAGACAALQLAKLGISSIVVDKAVFPRDKVCGDGLSGKVLTILERIDKDMGKRLQESVFKLNSWGVKFVAPNRLGMDIPYKTNYKDDMSDPRGFVCKRIDFDNFLVEELKRRPEIQLFEGKSIDKYQLQEDGYLLSNNDNSFQVKAQLIIVANGAHSAFTKDVAGIKMEPEHYVAGIRAYYKDIKGLHKDNFIELHFLKNMLPGYLWIFPLPNGEANVGVGMLSNNARNQKVNLKKLMLDTIATDPVMKERFGDASLVGSIDGYGLPLGSKKRKLQGERYMLAGDAAYLIDPFTGEGIGNALYSGTIAANQAAAAIKANDFSDNFLQTYNDEIYRILGPELQLSTKLQKLVKYPWLFNYLMKLGNKNKQLAELMTCMFHEVDLRKRLSKPGFYVKLLFNR; encoded by the coding sequence ATGGAAACTAAAGTGTGTATTATCGGGGCAGGTCCTGCGGGCGCCTGCGCTGCCCTGCAGCTCGCAAAATTAGGTATATCCTCTATCGTTGTTGACAAGGCAGTATTCCCGCGGGATAAGGTTTGCGGAGATGGCTTGAGTGGTAAAGTACTGACCATTTTAGAACGTATCGACAAGGATATGGGCAAACGCCTCCAGGAGTCAGTGTTCAAGCTGAACAGCTGGGGCGTGAAATTCGTAGCGCCAAACAGGCTGGGAATGGATATCCCTTATAAGACCAATTATAAAGACGATATGTCTGATCCCCGGGGATTTGTATGTAAACGTATTGACTTCGATAACTTCCTGGTAGAGGAATTAAAGCGCAGGCCGGAAATACAATTATTTGAAGGCAAAAGTATCGATAAATACCAGCTACAGGAAGATGGCTACCTGCTTTCCAATAACGACAACTCTTTCCAGGTAAAGGCACAGCTGATCATTGTGGCCAATGGCGCACATTCAGCCTTCACCAAAGATGTCGCCGGTATTAAAATGGAACCCGAACACTATGTAGCTGGCATCCGTGCCTACTATAAGGATATTAAAGGCCTCCATAAAGACAACTTCATCGAACTGCATTTCCTTAAAAATATGCTGCCGGGTTATCTCTGGATATTCCCGCTACCAAACGGAGAAGCCAATGTAGGCGTTGGAATGCTCAGCAACAATGCCCGAAACCAAAAGGTAAATCTGAAAAAATTAATGCTGGATACCATCGCCACAGACCCCGTGATGAAAGAACGTTTCGGCGATGCGAGCCTGGTTGGCTCCATTGACGGCTACGGTCTGCCACTGGGCAGTAAAAAAAGAAAACTGCAAGGCGAACGCTATATGCTGGCCGGCGATGCCGCCTACCTCATCGATCCTTTTACCGGCGAAGGCATCGGCAATGCATTGTATTCAGGAACCATTGCCGCCAATCAGGCAGCAGCAGCCATTAAAGCCAACGATTTCTCCGACAACTTCCTCCAGACTTATAATGATGAAATTTACCGCATTCTCGGTCCCGAATTACAACTCAGCACCAAATTGCAGAAACTGGTCAAATACCCCTGGCTATTTAATTATCTCATGAAACTCGGCAATAAGAACAAACAATTGGCCGAGCTGATGACTTGCATGTTTCATGAAGTAGATCTCCGCAAAAGATTAAGCAAACCTGGGTTCTATGTAAAATTGCTGTTTAACAGGTAA